A stretch of the Thermodesulfovibrionales bacterium genome encodes the following:
- a CDS encoding DUF4390 domain-containing protein, whose translation MKKICAALSIYLFFSIPLAAFGAEIVGPETQTLNDSLQVTTGLTLDEKNLTDLKNGVGKEITFYLDIYRVWRVWPDEFIAGKKIVTTLKGDPIKKEYVATSSDGSTLTKKRFRDLESMLAWALTLKDIPLIHMKELDPATYFVRVAVEARLRTLPPVIGYLLFFVPEKEFKVTKDSAFFSVGAAP comes from the coding sequence ATGAAAAAGATATGCGCGGCTTTGTCGATTTATCTTTTCTTCTCTATCCCCCTCGCTGCTTTCGGCGCCGAAATCGTTGGGCCGGAGACACAGACGCTCAACGATTCTCTTCAGGTCACGACGGGCCTGACCCTCGACGAGAAGAATCTTACCGATCTGAAAAACGGCGTCGGAAAAGAAATAACCTTCTATCTGGACATTTACAGGGTATGGCGCGTCTGGCCCGATGAATTTATCGCCGGCAAGAAGATCGTGACTACCCTTAAGGGAGATCCCATCAAAAAAGAGTACGTCGCCACCTCCTCAGACGGTTCAACGCTCACCAAGAAGCGATTCAGGGATCTCGAATCGATGCTCGCCTGGGCATTAACCTTAAAGGACATACCCTTGATACATATGAAGGAGCTTGACCCGGCGACTTACTTTGTGAGGGTCGCCGTGGAAGCGCGGCTGAGGACGCTTCCGCCTGTTATCGGATATCTCCTCTTTTTTGTCCCAGAAAAGGAGTTCAAGGTGACAAAGGATTCTGCCTTCTTCAGTGTCGGTGCCGCGCCATGA
- a CDS encoding adenosine-specific kinase, protein MDLRTTDLTIPEGCNVILGQTHFIKTAEDLYEIIATTVPHGEFGIAFTEASGPCLIRTEGNSEELINVSVKNLQEIGAGHVFCIVLKNAFPINILNPLKNCPEVCTIYCATANPVKVIVAATEQGNGIIGVIDGFPPKAVETPQDKAERKAFLRKIGYKL, encoded by the coding sequence ATGGATTTACGAACAACAGATCTGACGATTCCTGAAGGGTGCAACGTCATCCTCGGGCAGACTCATTTCATTAAGACGGCAGAGGATCTCTACGAGATCATCGCTACTACCGTCCCTCATGGAGAATTCGGAATAGCATTCACGGAGGCGTCTGGTCCTTGTCTCATACGAACCGAGGGTAACAGCGAGGAACTCATAAACGTCTCTGTGAAGAATCTCCAGGAGATAGGAGCCGGACACGTGTTCTGTATCGTTTTGAAAAATGCCTTTCCGATAAATATCCTGAACCCGCTGAAGAACTGTCCGGAAGTCTGTACGATTTACTGCGCAACGGCGAACCCCGTAAAGGTGATTGTTGCCGCGACAGAACAGGGGAATGGAATCATAGGCGTGATTGACGGTTTTCCGCCTAAGGCTGTCGAGACTCCGCAGGACAAGGCAGAGAGGAAGGCGTTCCTGAGGAAGATCGGGTATAAACTATAA
- the hisI gene encoding phosphoribosyl-AMP cyclohydrolase, whose protein sequence is MIPELKYDAKGLIPAIIQDVDSGDVLMMAYMNESSLKMTVETGFTHFWSRSRQKYWKKGETSGCLQEVQEICYDCDEDTLLIKVKQHGEGACHTGSRTCFYRKIK, encoded by the coding sequence ATGATTCCTGAATTAAAGTACGATGCAAAAGGACTCATCCCGGCGATAATCCAGGACGTCGATAGCGGTGATGTCCTCATGATGGCTTATATGAATGAATCTTCGCTGAAAATGACTGTGGAGACGGGCTTTACGCACTTTTGGTCGCGCTCCCGTCAGAAATACTGGAAGAAGGGGGAGACGTCGGGCTGTCTTCAAGAAGTGCAAGAGATATGCTATGACTGCGATGAGGACACGCTCCTCATTAAGGTGAAGCAGCATGGGGAAGGCGCCTGTCATACAGGCAGCAGGACGTGCTTTTACAGAAAGATAAAGTAG
- a CDS encoding histidine triad nucleotide-binding protein produces the protein MNDCIFCKIIAGKIPAKIVYEDEVAFSFEDINPQAPVHILVIPKKHIATVLDLNEGDHELLGHLFAVANNIARDKGIAARGFRIVTNCNPESGQTVYHIHFHLLGGRHMHWPPG, from the coding sequence ATGAACGATTGTATATTTTGTAAGATCATCGCTGGAAAGATACCGGCGAAAATAGTATACGAGGACGAGGTCGCCTTTTCCTTTGAAGACATAAATCCTCAGGCACCCGTGCATATCCTCGTCATACCGAAAAAACATATCGCGACCGTTCTCGATCTGAACGAGGGAGATCATGAACTTCTCGGCCACTTGTTTGCGGTCGCGAATAACATCGCAAGGGATAAGGGCATTGCAGCGAGGGGATTCAGAATCGTAACGAATTGCAATCCTGAGAGCGGGCAGACGGTCTATCATATCCACTTTCATCTCCTCGGCGGACGCCACATGCATTGGCCCCCGGGGTAA